The Prunus dulcis unplaced genomic scaffold, ALMONDv2, whole genome shotgun sequence region TGCCTGTGTTTGCCTTGTTTCCTGCATAAAACCTTGAGTGCTTAATGCCAAAGAATTAATTAACTCTTCTAAAGACTTACCTTGCCCAGGTGGTGCAGGTGCATTTTGTTGAGGAACAAACTGATTTTGTTGAACTGGGGCTGTTTGCACATTTTGGTTGTTCTTCCATCCAAAGTTAGGGTGTTGCCGCCATCCCGAATTATAAGTGTTAGAAAATGGATCGTTTCTTGGCTTTTGTTGCTGCATATAGTGTGCTTGAGCCATCTCTTCTCCATTACCATACAAACTTGGACAAGACTCCGTATGATGTCCGGGATTAGCACACACGGCACACACTTGTGCTTGAGGGATTAACTGCTTAACAAGGTTAGTCAAATTAGCTATTTGAGGACCAATATCACTAGCACTTACCTCATAAACACCTGCTTTCTTTGGGGGAGCTCTCCGGTAATTAAACTGTTGAGAGTTTGCTGCAATGTTCTCAAACATCTCCTTGGCTTGAGTAGCACTCTTGTTCATCAAACCTCCTCCACTAGTAGCATCAACCATCATCCTCTCCGAATCAAGTAATCCCTCATAAAAGTATTGCATAAGTAGCCAATCTTCAATTTGGTGATGAGGGCACGAAGCTAGGAGTCTCTGAAACCGATCCCAATACTCATGAAATGATTCTCCATCTAGTTGCTGCACTCCCATGATCTCCTTCCTAATATGGTTTGTCTTTTGAGCTGGAAAGAACTTTGCAAGGAACTTGGAAGCCAATGATGTCCATGTTGTGACAGATGCACTAGGTAAAGAATAGAGCCACTCCTTGGCTCGTTCCTTGAGTGAGAATGGAAATAAACGCAATCTGATTGCCTCATCACTAATCCCTCCATTGTGCATAGTCGCGCACACGGCAAAGAAATCCTTGATATGTATGTGAGGATCATCCCCAGCCTTGCCATAGAATTGCGGCAAAAGGTGAATGGTGCCACTCTTGATCTCAAAGGTGGTTGTAGTGGCTGGATACGCAATACAAGATGGCTGGTCCAATGCTTTAGGAACTGTGAAATCCTTCAAAGGTCGGGTGAGGTTGTTGAGTTCCAACTCGTCTCCCATCTTGATTGGAAGTGTATCTTGCTTATTTTTATCTCGATGGAGATAAGAAGTGTGTTCTCTAGTTCAGGGTCGTATGGTATAAGTTCGTGACTCTGCGAACGACGACCCAGCATATacctgaaattgaaaacaaaactcaattaGATTGAAAATCCCCGGCAACGGCGCCAAAAACTTGttggtaaattttaacaacaatattaaaacctTGCAAGTGCACAAATCAAATGATAGTATAGTAAGCAAGCAAGGGTCGATCCCACGGAGATTGTGATCTAAAGAGATGTTTATCAATGTCACGCaatgaaaatcaaaacaaaggaCTTCCAAACACACACCAACACCAAGggggttttgatttgattttgtgaataaaacaaaataaggaaaagaaaacaaaagagaatttaaattagagtttaagagaaattggtttaaaatcaatcaagaacAATAGCTAGGACTTACTATCCACCtccaaacaatcaatcaatccataaACAACAATAGATAATCAATTTCTAGCAAGCATATTATGACGACACTCACAACAAGATCATGGCATTTGACTCGAGTTGTATGATTCTCTCTTAAGTGTATGTAAAGTGTATGGCATTTACATCAATAAGTGTATTCTTAATTGAAATCTAGTATGGCATTTACTCAAATTAACAATCAAGAATCCATTAAGATCAAAGAGAATATGAGTGtcacaaaaaccctaaaacatgGCATTTGTTATTAGGAATTCAAGAATCGATTCTCATAACTAGTTCTTAACCCAATTATTCGTTGCAAACAAGAACACATTCAATATGGCAATTGACCTATGTtctacaacaatttaattccAATACATGCTTCTAAGTTAGCtactcaaagaaacaaaatatcagaattcaCATAACATAGAGAAACTGAAATCATCACGCTTGtagaaactaaaaatccattaaacttgtttataaaattgaaatcatgttTAGGGCTTCAAGATTAAGCCCTAACTAACAAGAAATTAGTTACTCATGGTCTTGGATgaactcaaaaataaatacataagaactgaaaattaaaagaaggaaggaaaagaaagaactcgTTGGCAGCTTTCTCCTCTTGCACGGTTGATCTCTTTAGGACGTGAATCCTTTGTATCAGGTGTTGGCTCATCTTTTATATCACTTATATCAGagttctaaaccctaaaattgacTGAAAAGTCGTCCAAGAAGTCTTGGTAAACAAGGAATccaaataggaaagtaaaaatcacaattcctaACTCCACTGGGAAATACAGCTCAGCCCAATGTTCACACGATTTGGGGATCTTCGGCCTTGTAgcaaaatcattaaaaatatattttagaaagATAAATGTCTTATCTTTCCAACCATATATAGCATGTAACTTGAAAAATTCGGGAAGGCTTCCGTTTCTTCACATTCACGTAACATGTATGAAACTGTCCTGTCTGCACATGGGCTAACTTTACTTGTAATACTGTACCAATTGGCTTGGtagaaaattctagaaaaatcaTAGATTTAACTTCAAGATGTTAGCTTTCATCTCCAATTGGTCTTGCGCTAAAATTCCCCCgaaaagttgattttcccTTAAAAACCTTCTAAGAGCGCAGAAAAgctgaaaatcagaaaagtaaAGTAATAAGCCCTTTTTAAATCTAATTCTCTTACAAAACCTAAgtaaaaagagtacataaatgAGTATATTTATGGACTTATCAAATACCCACAACTTagattttgctagtcctcgagcaaaacaaaacggaaaataaaaatgaaagaacaaAGACTCAAGACAAACAAACAACTAAATTCCCAATATTGATCTCAGAGATAATTACCAACGGTTAACTAACTTCCAAGAAATAAGCAACATTAACTCAAGGCATTATCAAGGGGTTAACCAAACTTTAATTGAACAACTTGGAGTGTCGTGTGTGAAATAGCCAACATTAATATTACCACGACTTATGCTTCACAAAAGTTAAATAACCAAATAAGAACAAGCTTTAACTTCAATTCTCACCAAGGATGTTCACTCCAATGAAAGCACTCGAAATTTGACTAGGTAGTGTCACTCATATATGTGAGAAGAATCAAATCAATAGGATGTACTCACATAATTGAAATAAAAGCACAAGACATGAATAAAAGATCTCATGAAAAGATATCGCATacttgaaaacatttaaacaATCCGACCATAGTCCTTCCACACCTATTCTCCACATGAGGAACTAGACTTCTCCTTGGATCAAGTAGGACTTTCACTCAGGTTGAAATAGGACTTAGGGCGATGggtgaaacaagaaaaagatatGGATAAACAAACAAAGTCTAACGGCTAAGTAAAGCTTTCCATGAAATTATAACATCTTGCACTTCATCTTGATATtgtcttaaatttttttattattattattattttcacttttttttttctaactcCATTAGCTTTCTAATCAACCCATGTAACAAGTGTTAGGCCAATAACTCCCAAGCTAGATAGCTTTAGGGTATTAAGTGTAAAACACTCCTCGGGCTTAAAAACTCGAGTTGAAAAGGCCTTGGAATCagaccttttttattttttatttttttatttttttatttttttattttttttgaaacagTATCATATACACATGATTGAACAATTTGTGCAATTCTCCATTAACCTTGAAAGTGCTCTACAAAGCTCCTTAGAAGGGTGTAGGATAAATATACAAAAGGTTAAGGTGACGAGAATTGGGTAAAGAATTATAAGGGCTTACATAAAAGGCACAAGCGGTTGACTAGGGATAAAATTGATATGGGTTGGCTGGAAAGGCTCAAATGAACGAAACCAGGCCTATATCACTTCCTAGGATCCATGTGGTTCATGAAATATGCCTCAAATAGATAATGAAAGTCGTTCTAGCAAACAATTTAAACATCCTCAAGTACttgaccaaaacaaagaataatGAGATCACAACGACTTGTGGACGAGAAAATTATAGAATAGTATATAACACTCAAGAAAGAGAGGTATAGGCTCAAAAGCTCACATAATAAGGGTTATATAAGTCTACGCTACCCTTATTTGGGAATTTAAATCATGTGAACTCTAATCGAAAATCATATTAACATGGCTATGGGCAAAAAGATTTGCCAAGTTTAATCACAAAATTAAGGCTAACAAAAACGTAATGTAAAGAATTAATGTCATGCTCACAATTCCTTGCAAGTTAATtgtcaataaaattaaatctCATCATAGAATTGGGAAGTGACAactacaaacaaataaaaactggactcaaagttaaagaaaatatttctaggtttttataacatttttctgatttttattttattttattttattttaaggagaaatgaaattagaaacaaggcaacaaaataaaagcaaagttaaaaattaaaaaaaaccaaaaatgaaaaagaattgaGAACCAATCAACAAGACAATAAACTATGTGGAGAAGAAGGTATGGAAGGTTCGCATGACTTCTTTGTTCAGTTGCTGACCAAGGATGGTTGGTTGGATGACTCGGTAAGCATTGATTGATTTGGGATTTTGTCGAAATGCCCGTGCTATGTAGTGATTTATTGATTTAATAATGGAAACAACCCTTTTATGTAGAACATTGATATGGCCTTTCTTTTGCTATGGGAGCGGCACAACAGCTCTGGCAAGTGGGTGGGTTCTGACTAGATGATATTGGACACCACTTTTCAGGTCTGTATTATTTCATAAGCActgtttattttcaaatttggtaTCCGTTATGATGCATAACTCGTGTGCCTCTATGTAGAAAAATGATGCCTTAGATTACATGCAAATGAAGGCTTATGTGGCAAAGGAGGACAGGCAACACAGCAACGGTCCACTAGGAATGGTCAAGGGCGAAGGGCCTAAGTTGGCTAAATCATGGTCGTTTGTGAATCATGTTTTTTTGCCCTTCAACCTACAAAGGCAAAAGCACTGGATCTTACTTGCTGTCGATTTAAGAGAGTGTGAGATAAAGGCATATGATTCAAAAGTAGATCTGTGCAGAACTCAAGCCATCCAACGGGCTGTGCAGCTGGTGGCGAAAATGCTACCCCGGTTGTTACAGCAATCTAGATCTATTAGTGATGGTCTACTTCACAATAGTGTGTGGCCAGTTATTCGGGTCATGGATGCACTCCAACAAGTAGGCGAGTGAGCCACCTAAACACATTGTCTTATTAAATGGATTTGTTGTACAATAAATCACAACTTCTTCGCTATGTTTCAAGGGTGACTATAGGATGTACATCCTCAAATACTGCGAGTTTTTGACCTCTAATGTAGACCTAGCCAATAATTTCCATGACGCCATGCCCTTCTATTGGTTGAAGCTCGCTGTACAGTTGTTGTAGGGATATTGATAACTGTGATTCATTAGGAGAGACTATAACTTGCAAAGTTTTTAACTCGGTAGGTGTAGTGTAGTATAAGAACTTGCAAAGTTAATTTAACTGGGTGGGCGGTCTGTAATTATGCAGGTAACAGTTGTTGAACTTAAGAAAGGTATCATATAGCAACTCTTCTTTATGATCCAACTCCCTCGTTTCacttaaaattaaagaataagTTTTTGTATTCTATCCAAATACAAGTTGTATGAAACCCTCAACACATATTGTTGATGCTACGctaaaccataaaccctaaatGGTGCATGATTCTTTTCAAATATGGAATAAATATGAATGTATCTAGTTTAGGGCAAACACGATTGTGAAGTTAAGATGAGGGCATATGAAACGTTGAAAATTTCATTTACTAATAGTGCTCAAGGCTTAATTCATATTTGTAGATTTCCAAACATGTCTTACATGTAGCTGTCCGGATTACAAATTACATATACTTTAAAAGCCAAAACATTTCCACACATGCAAAAAATTTCTTactttttcatcaatttaaatGCCAAATTCAGAAATGATGGAACTAACAACAGTAGGAGGATATTTTTAATGCCCTTTACTATACGGATTACTTCAGCATATGCATTAAATTCCTTCACATCCAGCTGGTTTTGAATGTGAGATTCAGTTGGCATGTTGGCTACAGTCACCCATTCATAGCCACTACACCTTGTAGCtccctataaaaaaaacatacaaaattacatttttcaaTTTGGGATTACAATGTCAGagcatattcttttctttagaGCAGTTTTCGTTGCCTTAGGCAATGCCCGATGTCATCCCGATTACTATTGATTACATACGGCTTATTCAATTTTTCATACGAGTTTTGGGAAGATTATATTTACATATGTTGTGAAGCACTTCCAATACAGTCTACCCATAATCCTTTCGGATTTGGAAATTAGCATCACCATCTCAGGATTGCAGTGCCACATCTGTTTGCTTCAGTGtttgttgaagaaatcaaCATCACTTTGCCCAGAcgtgaaaataaagaaaacagaagaatTAAACCCTTCCAAATATTTGGTCAAAAGCCCCaattctgaaaaattaaacccTTCAATTCTGAAAAggaattgtattttattatttggtcGAAACAGATATGGAGTTTGAAGTTTGAATTGGTCCTAACAATACTTGAGCGGGAAGTTCCAAAgttcaatattttttatttattattttatatattttttaaccCTAAACACTCCACAGTAAACCCTAAACCGTAGGCAGCCaacccctaaacccttaaaggcgtttattaaatcaaaatataagtcacaccaaaaaaaaaaaaaggaaaagtggTATGTGGCGGCATATAAATGCGTCGCGTGTCGTTGAGGTTTGCAGGCCCCCACTCCAGCGCCGCCACTTGGcattttgtgtttatttttttccttttttttttcaaaaaatcatataaaaaatacaggaaaattcagaaaaaatgGGGAAAAATCCTAAGTATGCATGGGGAAGAATACTTTGTATTGAAAGTACAATACCATATTAGGAgtaagtgaaaaataaaattagggaACAAACCCTACACTTGGATGATGCAAATGAAAACACTAGTACACTTTTTAAACCCTacactcttattttttttttttatcacatTAATTCCG contains the following coding sequences:
- the LOC117612858 gene encoding uncharacterized protein LOC117612858, whose translation is MGDELELNNLTRPLKDFTVPKALDQPSCIAYPATTTTFEIKSGTIHLLPQFYGKAGDDPHIHIKDFFAVCATMHNGGISDEAIRLRLFPFSLKERAKEWLYSLPSASVTTWTSLASKFLAKFFPAQKTNHIRKEIMGVQQLDGESFHEYWDRFQRLLASCPHHQIEDWLLMQYFYEGLLDSERMMVDATSGGGLMNKSATQAKEMFENIAANSQQFNYRRAPPKKAGVYEVSASDIGPQIANLTNLVKQLIPQAQVCAVCANPGHHTESCPSLYGNGEEMAQAHYMQQQKPRNDPFSNTYNSGWRQHPNFGWKNNQNVQTAPVQQNQFVPQQNAPAPPGQGKSLEELINSLALSTQGFMQETRQTQAQMSTAIKSLENQVGQIAASLSQREPGKFPSQVIPNPNGGHDTANAITLRSAKRWKRMTMRREIQPKQWLPPLPSLRFQVTTLSYAKFLKELCTNKRTFKEHETVALSEEVSTVLLRELKKTSMSIQLADLSIKYPKGVLEDILVKVNELIFPADFLVLEMEEVPIPGKDLPLILGHPFMRTARTKIGVYEGTLTMALDEETVEFKAPQVELKPLPENLKYAYLGDEKTLTVIIASNLSASEEDKLIQVLREHKTTLGWTIVDIRRISPTKCMHRILLEGEVKPTREAQRRLNPVMKEVLRRKF